The nucleotide sequence ATGATCCCTTTGCCACGAGCTGCGATAAGAGTATTGGCTGTCCCCAAATCTACGTATAGATCTGCAGCTGTTCCGGTTTCGTCCTTAAAGAACCATGAAAACATATTACTTCCCGAATCCTTTGTGGCTTTCAAATGGGAATGTCAGATAAAGGGAGATGTAGGAATAAGACTTGTTCAGGTCAATGCCCACTTCCGCGCCCATATTTACTTCTTTCCAGTCAACATAGTGGAATTCGCTTCCCAACGCCAGGTTGGAGGCAACGAAGTTTTCGTCTTTGGTGTTCAGGAATGTAAACGGCACCGCAAGGTAAGGCACGGTCAATCCATATTCTGTGTCAAAACGTTTGCTGACCAGTGGGGCGAACTGGAACTGGATCAGGTTTTCGTCCTCATCGCGGGCAATGCCCGCACCGGCACGAAGGCCCATCGCTGGCTGGTTGTCCACGTCAGGGATTGGAATCCACTTAACGCTGGCAAAAGTGTTAAAGTCCACAGCACCTGCGCCCATGCTGATGCGCGCGCTGGAGGAATCTCCCAAAGCGGTATCAAAGAACACGTTGAAGTTGGCACCGTTGCCTTTGTTGGTCAAAAGCTGAGGCTCAACACCCACTTGATATTTGCCCGGAGCCAAAAGCTCGCCGGATTCTGCGATGCTCAGGTAAGCATGCGCTTGAGAAGTTAGAAACAGTCCGAAAACGAAGTATTTAGCAAAATTCATGGATAAAAGCCTTTCGATTCAAAAAATGGTATCGAGTCGTGAATCGTTTGACAAGACCTTGATCCAAAGAGAATCTGATTCCGTGACGAAACTTCCCATTTCCCTTGTGATCATTACCTTGAACGAAGAGGCGCACATTGAGCGCTGCATTCGTTCCGCCCCCTTTGTAGACGATGTTGTCGTGGTCGACAGCTTTTCGACGGATCGCACCGTTGAGATTGCTGAAAAGTGCGGCGCCCGCGTGTTCCAGGAAAAATGGAAGGGTTTCGGACCCCAGAAGGCCTTTGCGACGGCTCAGGCGAAAAATGCCTGGGTTCTGTCTTTGGACGCCGACGAGGCACTCAGCCCTGAACTTGCATCAGAGCTTTACGAAAGCTTTCATGCGTTGGATCCGGAGGCAGGGTACCTGTTTCCGCGCAAATCCTACCATCTGGGACGCTGGATCGAATTCGGCGGGTGGTATCCGGACTATCAACTAAGACTGTTTAATAAATCCCGTTCCCAGTGGAATTCCGCAGACGTACACGAAAAAGTGGAAGTCAAACGCATGCTCAAAATGAAGCGGGATCTGCTGCACTGGGTGTTTGATGGTCTGAGCGATCAGGTTATCACCAACGACCGCTATTCCACGCTGGGAGCCAAACAGCTGATGGCTGCGGGCAAGAAATTTTCTTACTTCAAGTTGATCTTTAAGCCCTGGGGCAAATTTATTGAGACCTATTTTGTAAAGCGCGGCTTTATGGATGGGATGCCGGGCTTTGTGATCGCCGTCGGAGCAGCCTATTCCCTGTTTTTAAAGTTCGCCAAGCAGTGGGAGATGGAACGTGTTCACAAAAAGTCTGAATAGTCTTCTTTCTGTTCTTTTGCTGGCGGGGATCACTTTGGTGGATTCCCATGTTTTTGCGACTGCTCCCAAGTATCCGGCGGTTCGTGAGGTTCGCGGGCAGGCGTGGTTGACGGGGAAGGACGGCAAGCGCCTGTCTCTTCGCGGTACGACCACTTTGCGAGAAAAAGCGACGCTGGAAACATCTCTGGATTCAGAAGTTAAAGTACAACTTGATGAAAAGCGCAGCTTCACCGTTCTGGGGGGCAGCGAGCTGATCATCCCGGTGATTAGCTGGGAGGGCGGAGAAGCCCCCGTGCTGAATCTGAAATCCGGTCATCTTCATTGGAGTCAGTCCCTTAAAGACAAGGGCGCTTACAATGTGGCTGTGCGTTCGGATCTTTTCGAGTTTATTGCTCCGGCCGGGGATTATGTCCTTAGCATGGATCCGGCCAAAGCGTTTGCCGGGGTGAAGATGTTTGAAGGCTCGATGGAGTTTTCCGCCCTCAACGGCGAAGATTCGGCGAAGGTTCAAAGCGGGCAGCAAGTCGGCTTTCAAGGGGTGATCGAAGGTGGTGAAATCGCCTATGACATCCTTTTGCAGGGACGAAAGATCCCTCGCGGGCGCCTGACCTCGGTGACCGCCCTTGACCTGAAAGAGCTGTCCATTGCCAGTGAAGCTGAAAAAATGCGCCGTAAAAAACAGGCCACCGATCAAGCCCGGGCTGCCAAAGCCAAAGCGGATAGCAAAAGATCCGGGTCCATCTGTGAAAAGCCGGCCGGGCGCTTTAATGAGTGTTCATGGACATGCTTAAACAACCCCAAGAAAGAAAAGAAAGCCTGCCTGGTTGCCGCAGAAGGCGTTTCCTGTGTTCGTCACCGTTGCAACGCCAATGGGGATTGGGCGGAAGAAACGGTCCTTGATGCCGAAAAAGGGGGCAGTGCCTGTAAGGCGCAGGTGGTCGTAGGTTCTTGTGATTACTAGGGCTTTTTAAAATCTGCGTTCCGGGGTCATTTTCGTGCTTGCACTTTCTTTGGCAAGGCCCTATAAAAGATCTTCCTTTGTGGTGGGTATAGCTCAGTTGGTAGAGCATCGGATTGTGATTCCGAGTGTCGCGGGTTCAAGCCCCGTTACTCACCCCAATTTTTCCCTTTTTTATTCCCGTCATATTAAACACATCCCTGTATGCTGACGCGTTTTGGAACCGATTGTCTAGGTTCTACGCTCCGGGCACAGGCCTCGGCCAATCTATCGCACTCAAGGCAGGCGAATACCTTGCATCGCTCTTATGGATTAGGTCAGGCAGGTGTTGATTGAAAACTAGAGTTTTGCTTGTATTCCTTATTCTAACTTCCGCTATGCAGGCAAAGGCTGGCATGTTTACTTGGCGTCGCTGGCGTCCTGAAGCTGTGAAAGTCTGCTTTGCCAACCCAGTGCAAAACTCGAAAGAAAAATACCGTCGATCGGTCTGGAGCTCCCATGATAAAGATCAAGTTCGTCGCTGGCTCGAGGATGAGTTCACTCCATCCCGCACGGGAATACATTTTGTCGGGTTTGAAAACTGTATTCTGGGTGACCAAAGTAAAGTCGTCATCAACTATCGCCCGAAAAATGCTTTGAAATGGTTGGGCGGCACGCTGGCCTCCGCATCGGTTGGGGTTCAGCTTGTTTATCCTGCCAAGGACTTTCCGGGTGCGACGGGCGTGGTGCACTTCTTCGCCGGAGGCCTGACTAAATCCACGGTCGTGCACGAGTTTGGTCATATAGCAGGTCTGTATCACGAACACGATCATCCTCATTCCACCTGCACCATAGGTGGCAAAACGAAAGAGGGTATGAAGTGGGGCTTCGGCTATACAGAATACGATGCAGACTCGATCATGAGTTATTGTGTCACTCGCAAATGGGACGACCGCGGTTTAAGTGCCGGAGATCTGTTCACCCTCCGACTGATGTACATTGATAAAATTGAGTCAATGACCTCAACGGGTATTTTGAGATAACACCCGAATCTGCCATCAGGCTCTGGCTTGCAGTTCAGCAAATTTGTGATTTGTGCGACCTCGAAATGGCTATATGTGAGGGCGCCGCATTCGCGATAAGATGATTTGATGAAATTAACTTTGCTGCTGGCAGTTTTCTTATTTTGTGGATGTCAAACCCGGCCGGGTCCTATTCAGATAGATCTGCCGCAGTTGAAATCTTATTTGTCCCAGAAAAACGAAGTCGCCCAGTGGAGCAGTAAAGCGCGCATGGCTTCATTGGGCGGACGTGCACCCACTCAGCAGCTGGCGCCGACCTTCGCCATGCCTTTTAGTCAGGCCAAGCTCAAAGCCCATGTGTTGGACGTGCGCAGTGAAGCAGACTTCGCGCAGTTTAACATGAGCATGGACCCCATCACAAAAATGCCGGTCAGTAATATTCCGGCTTCCGTATTAAGTCCCCTGGCTGCAGGTGATGCTGTCCAAGTTATGGGAGCCAAAGGCATGACCCCTGATTCCATCATCATCGTCGTTTGCAGCAAAGGGGCAGGTTCTCCGGACTTGGCCCAGCAAATCTTCGCTTGGGGGTTCCCAAGGGTGCTCAATTATCCCGGTGACTATTCGGGATTGCAGGGCTGTCACGACGAAGTAAAGCCTTTGAATCAATAGGCTTCGGGATATATAGTTCTGGCTGGATTGCGAGGTGCTTATGCAGGCAGGTTCAGTATCAGACGTTGTTGGTCACACACCCTTAATCAAGCTTCAGTCTCTTTCAAAAATCACCGGATGTGAGATCTTCGCCAAGGCTGAATATCTGAACCCAGGTGGCAGTGTGAAAGATCGCACGGCCCTGGGGATCATTCAAAGCGCTGAAAAACAGGGGCTGCTGAAACCTGGATACACGATTGTCGAAGGCACTGCTGGTAACACGGGGATTGGTCTTGCCACCTTGGCCGCTCAGCGCGGATATCGCTGCGTGATCGTAATGCCAGACAATCAAGCCAAAGAAAAATACGATGCGCTTCATGCTTTGGGAGTGGAGCTTGTGAAAGTGGCTCCTTGTCCGTTTGCCAATCCCAATCACTTTTACCACACAGCTCGCACTTTGGCTGAATCTCGTCCCAATGCATTTTGGGCCAATCAGTTTGAAAACACCGCCAACTTCGAAATTCACTATAAAACAACCGGCCCTGAGGTGTGGGCGCAGATGGACCAAAAGGTGGATGCCTTTGTTTCTTCTGTAGGCACAGGGGGGACGCTGGCCGGGGTGTCTGCCTATTTGAAAGAGCAGGATTCAAAAGTGCATACTCTTCTGGCTGATCCCATGGGTTCAGGCCTTTATTCTTTTGTTAAAACCGGAAAATTTGAATCTCAAGGCAGTTCCATCACCGAGGGCATCGGAATCATGCGTCTGACCGAAAACTTTAAAAAAGCCCGTGTCGATGAGGCAGTTCAGATCCACGATGAACAAATGCTCTCAATGCTTTATTATCTGGCTCAGCACGAAGGCCTTCTGGTGGGGACTTCCGCAGCGCTGAATATCTTCGCGGCTTATCAATATGCTTTGCAGAATCAGGGAAAGGGTTTGCGTATCGCGACTGTGATGGGGGATTCAGCACTTCGCTATCAGTCCAAGGTGTTCAACCCGGATTTCCTGAAAGAAAAGAACCTGCAAATCAAGCCATTGATTCCTGCTTAAGGCAGAAAAACGTTATAGGCCCGACGGGAAGGTTTCCGGTATTTCACTCCGGTCAATTTCCTGTCGCAGCGGACTTAAAGCGCGCGATTCATCAAAAAACAGAAAGCTGTCATAGCGTTCCGCGATTTTGGTCGAAACATAGTTGGCGCGTTCATGGTGGGGGTTATAGACAACGCCCACCGCACGATGGCCCCGTGACTGGGCCCAAGATTTGGTCCGATCCTCTTTAGTAAAGTTCAAAGAAAAATTTTTGAATCCTGAGGCATAGGCCACTTGGTGAAAAAGATCCTCATAGCTTCCACTCTGTGCCTGGGGCAGATTCATCACCCGCACCGGACCCGCCCAAGCCGGGGAGGCAATCACGCTTCCCTGATAGCTGCCAAAACCCACCAAGGCCACATTGTTTTCACCGAAGATCTCTCGAGCCAGGCCTCCGATGTTGACGCTGCCTTCGATCACCATGTCTGTGGCCCGGTAGTCACCGATGTGGGTGTTGTGAGCCCAGACAATGGCTTTTGCGTCGGTGCCATAGTGCTGAAGCAAGGCCTCCAAGGACTCCAGCATATGCCGGTCACGCACGTTCCACGAGCTGTCTTCAAAAGCAGTCATAGCCTGATAATATTTTTCAGCATTTTTGATCACACGGGCGTTTTGAATGGCATCAAAGAGGGCGTTGTCGGCGCGGGTCATGTTTTTTTCAAGCAGATCTTCCAGGGCAGACACAGCCTCTTCGCGGCAGCCTTTGGAGTTTCGCATAAGATCTCTGACGTACTTTTTTTCGTCATGCCGGTAAGAGGCAAAGCAGCTGTAGTACTCCTTTAACGGAGCCACCAGATCAGGTTCGATACCACCCACGGTTTTGACAATGGCATCGATGGATTCAAACAGCGAGTAAACATCCAGTCCATGAAAACCGACCGGTTTCTTATTTTGCAGATGATTGTGCGAGCGCAGCCAGGTTGTGAAATCACGGACTTCTTCGTTGGCCCACATCCATCCTGGCCACCGGGAAAAATGCGCAAAAGGAAGTTTGTCCAGATTGCTGGAACGAACATAGCGATCCAGATACTGACACGAGGGCCAGTCTCCTTCCACGGCGACAAAGCTGAAGCCGTGTTTGCTGACGAGCTCCTGGGTTATTTGGGCACGCCAGTGATAGTACTCATGCGTTCCATGCGATGCTTCTCCCAGCATGACCACTTTGCGGTCCTTGATATGGGAAATCACATCCTGCAGGTCTTGATGACGTAGCAGGGGTGTCTGGCGCTTTTTCAGTTCTTCAATTTGCTCAGGGATCATAGGCACCCCTGATTATTTTTTAGAGCTG is from Bdellovibrio bacteriovorus str. Tiberius and encodes:
- a CDS encoding glycosyltransferase family 2 protein gives rise to the protein MDKSLSIQKMVSSRESFDKTLIQRESDSVTKLPISLVIITLNEEAHIERCIRSAPFVDDVVVVDSFSTDRTVEIAEKCGARVFQEKWKGFGPQKAFATAQAKNAWVLSLDADEALSPELASELYESFHALDPEAGYLFPRKSYHLGRWIEFGGWYPDYQLRLFNKSRSQWNSADVHEKVEVKRMLKMKRDLLHWVFDGLSDQVITNDRYSTLGAKQLMAAGKKFSYFKLIFKPWGKFIETYFVKRGFMDGMPGFVIAVGAAYSLFLKFAKQWEMERVHKKSE
- a CDS encoding rhodanese-like domain-containing protein, whose amino-acid sequence is MKLTLLLAVFLFCGCQTRPGPIQIDLPQLKSYLSQKNEVAQWSSKARMASLGGRAPTQQLAPTFAMPFSQAKLKAHVLDVRSEADFAQFNMSMDPITKMPVSNIPASVLSPLAAGDAVQVMGAKGMTPDSIIIVVCSKGAGSPDLAQQIFAWGFPRVLNYPGDYSGLQGCHDEVKPLNQ
- a CDS encoding cysteine synthase A, coding for MQAGSVSDVVGHTPLIKLQSLSKITGCEIFAKAEYLNPGGSVKDRTALGIIQSAEKQGLLKPGYTIVEGTAGNTGIGLATLAAQRGYRCVIVMPDNQAKEKYDALHALGVELVKVAPCPFANPNHFYHTARTLAESRPNAFWANQFENTANFEIHYKTTGPEVWAQMDQKVDAFVSSVGTGGTLAGVSAYLKEQDSKVHTLLADPMGSGLYSFVKTGKFESQGSSITEGIGIMRLTENFKKARVDEAVQIHDEQMLSMLYYLAQHEGLLVGTSAALNIFAAYQYALQNQGKGLRIATVMGDSALRYQSKVFNPDFLKEKNLQIKPLIPA
- a CDS encoding erythromycin esterase family protein, coding for MIPEQIEELKKRQTPLLRHQDLQDVISHIKDRKVVMLGEASHGTHEYYHWRAQITQELVSKHGFSFVAVEGDWPSCQYLDRYVRSSNLDKLPFAHFSRWPGWMWANEEVRDFTTWLRSHNHLQNKKPVGFHGLDVYSLFESIDAIVKTVGGIEPDLVAPLKEYYSCFASYRHDEKKYVRDLMRNSKGCREEAVSALEDLLEKNMTRADNALFDAIQNARVIKNAEKYYQAMTAFEDSSWNVRDRHMLESLEALLQHYGTDAKAIVWAHNTHIGDYRATDMVIEGSVNIGGLAREIFGENNVALVGFGSYQGSVIASPAWAGPVRVMNLPQAQSGSYEDLFHQVAYASGFKNFSLNFTKEDRTKSWAQSRGHRAVGVVYNPHHERANYVSTKIAERYDSFLFFDESRALSPLRQEIDRSEIPETFPSGL